The segment ATTATTCTTGTGTCATCTGTATCATTTCTATTTAAACTATAATGCCAGTCACCTGTGAGTTGAAAAGTGCTGTTTCCCACTGTTACTTTGCTTGTAGAGGGATAAATACAACCGGATACTATTATTATTAAAATTAATAATCCTATTATTGTTATCAATTTTGGTTTATTCATTAAGAATTACTCCCCTTAAAAAGTATTTTAATTAATAATTAGTATTTTATATTTTATAAAAAAATTAACTCTGGAAATATAAATTTTAGCCAAGAAAGTTGTTAATAAATATAATTAGAAAAAGCATGATAAAAGCGGGCAATAAAAACAAGAGGTATTTGTTTTAGAAAACATGACTTTTATACAATATCTATTTTTTATAACGTGCGCCTCATGAATTAATTATGATTTAAAATTTTTCTAAAAAAATAAATTACTTCGTTATAGTGTAGTTTTACGAATATTATTTTTAATATTTTTCAGGGAAATATTAGTAAAGATGTGTTTTCAAACCAGTTACACTTTTCCACATGGGGAGATTTTTCAGGATTTTAATGATTAAATTATGTTTAGATGAATAGTATTATATATTTTATAATAAATAATAAAAATTAATTTTATAGCATATGCGTCTTGTTGAATTAAATATCATTTTAAAGCGTATGGAGTGGAACTATTAAAAAAATAAAAAGAGATATTCCTATTGTTAAATATACGTCCCAAGAAAACATGTTTTTTAGAAAAGCATTGCTAAAAAATGTTCCCCTAATCTATATTGATAGAAGAGCGAAATTTTCTAGAGTAGCATTTTTGATGGATACTTGCGATTACATATTATCAAAAGACGCTCAGGAAAGAATAAACCAGGTTATGGAAAATCTAATAAAAGATTACCAAAAATCTAACAGCAGAATATATTATGGGCTTGAAAACAAAGGCATTCTTATTTCAACACATTATTTAGGCGGGCATATTGCAAATATAAAAGTTTCAGATAGTATAAAACTTTCAAAAATTATCTATGATATTGTAATGGATACATCTAACTGGATAAAAAGAGACATTTTCAAGGATTCTGATAAAAGATAGGCTTTTTAACATAATAATTAAAGGATGCTAAATTGAAAATTGGGAAAATAGATCAAGTGATAAACTGTTAATATTCACATTAAGAAAAAATAAAAGGGCGGATAATAATTAATTTATTCAATGGAGATACATTCCCATGTTTCAGCTTCAGTATCTATGGTAGCATATAACTCCTTTTCAACATCTTTGAATAAATCTTCACAAGTGAATTCCAAGTCTGCCGCTTTTTTAACAGAATACATTCTGCCCCTTCCACTTTTAACGACTATGTCACCATCTCGGGTCATTCCCACTACTAATTGTTGTATTTCTTTTGCCATAATAATCAACTCAATTTAATGAAATATCATTTCTAATTAACTAAATTATAATTATAGATTGATATACATTAAAGTTATTATTTTCAGTATCATTAAAAATTGTATAATTTAAATAAATTTTAATCAAACACAGCAGATCAAATAAAAAAAATTGAAAAAATTCCGAATAATTTCAGTTGTATTGAAGGTAAGCTATCACTCCTTTATTTTTTTCATTATAAATAGCAAATAAAGTTAATAGATTAATTTCTGCACCAAAGGGTATAGATAAAATAAAAAAAATAAGCACATTAACGGTTTGATTATAAATCGCCAGTTATATAATATAACTTCCAAATAGAATTTAGATCATTAAATTATTGAGGCAAAGCTTGTGCGAGAACAAACTAGTTGTGGTAGATCATTTTCCTGGCGAATATCCCAAATTGCATCCCACACCCCCAAAGAAGGAATGAGTTTAGAACAATTTTTAGATACTATAGGCGAAGAAGGTCAGCTATTTTCATGTATAATTTTAACTGCTCCTTTTTTATTGCCCATGTCCATCCCAGGTAGCAGCATTCCATTTGGTTTAGCCATATTCTTGATAAGTTTAAGTATAATCTCCAATAAGAGAATACTACTTCCAAAAAGGGCCTTAACTTATAAAATTTCTAAAGAAAATATTAATAACGTTTTAAATGGGATAGTAAGGGTTTTAAAGCGTATAGAAAAATATATTAAACCCAGATTTGTTTTTTTAAGTTTTGGGAAAAAAATGGATGTGTTTAACGCTATTTTAATGGCATTTTGTTCATTACTCCTAACACTGCCTTTACCAATTCCCCTAACTGATTTTTTACCAGCATACGGAATACTTTTTCTGGCCTTAGGATCCTTAGAATGTGATGGTTATCTTATTCTAACTGGATATGGGCTGGTAACAGTGACTACAGCTTATTTCTCTTTAACTGCTTTATTAGGAATGGATCTTATAAGGAATGTATTCCTATTTTTAGGATTATAAAATAATGAAAAACAGATTATTCCATTTCTAAATCATAATCATGACCGATTCTAGTTTTTAAGGTAGTCCATGATTTGATATCTGTTTCTTCTTTAATGAACCGATTTATTTCCTCCAGTTCATTATAATCATATAAAATAATGTCATATCTTTCAAAAGAAACCGTGATATCAGCAATGGATTTAAAGTTTTGTTTTAATAAAACAATATTCTCATCAACTTGATCTTTTTCAGAAGGCATTATAATAATATGTTTGGAGATTATATAAAGTTTGAAGATTTATTTGTCCAATTAATTAAAAAATCTGATTTTTGTTAGAAATAATCAAACCATTATTACAAATAAATTATACTAAACCTAAATAAAGAGCCACTATTCCAATTAATCCACAAAGTCCCGCGGATAAATAACTTGGTTTTCTGGATTCAACAGGCAATTTGTTACCTGTAATGAAAAGTAATATTGCTAAAACAAGTAGTATTGGTCCACCTACAACAAAGAATAAATTCATGATAATCCTCCTTAAAATAATTTAATAATCCTGTTTATTATAATTTCTATTTTGAAGTATATGAATCACCTTATTTTATAAATATGGGGTAGTTTCTAGGTTTTATTGAATAAAAAATATTATTTTTTGATTACATCCGATAACTTTAAATAGTATATCTGTTAAACGTTAAGATTGCCTCATTTAAGCAGGCACTTTTACCAAAAATCCCGAATAGTCCCGTGGGGTAGTGGTAATCCTGCTGGGCTTTGGACCCGGCGACGGCGGTTCGACTCCGCTCGGGACTATCCTTATTTTTATCTATTTAACAAAAATTAGCCTATAAATTTATTTTATGATATATATTAATTTTAAACTAGCAAAACTTTAAAATATTATTTAAATTTAATATTAATTATATAATCAGTTCAATTATTGAATAATTTCACGAATAAAGTATTCATGGTAATTTTATGGAAAAACTACTCATTTTAGGTGTAAACACCAGGCCATTATCCTGTTC is part of the Methanobacterium alcaliphilum genome and harbors:
- a CDS encoding exopolysaccharide biosynthesis protein produces the protein MREQTSCGRSFSWRISQIASHTPKEGMSLEQFLDTIGEEGQLFSCIILTAPFLLPMSIPGSSIPFGLAIFLISLSIISNKRILLPKRALTYKISKENINNVLNGIVRVLKRIEKYIKPRFVFLSFGKKMDVFNAILMAFCSLLLTLPLPIPLTDFLPAYGILFLALGSLECDGYLILTGYGLVTVTTAYFSLTALLGMDLIRNVFLFLGL